A genomic region of Gossypium hirsutum isolate 1008001.06 chromosome D01, Gossypium_hirsutum_v2.1, whole genome shotgun sequence contains the following coding sequences:
- the LOC107922432 gene encoding probable L-type lectin-domain containing receptor kinase S.7: MLPLPRILLVSLFLLLTSAENTSFYFPFFTVRNLTLLGDSHLKNGGLIGLTREIGVPSSSSGSLIYENPIRFFDQESNITASFSTSFSFSISNLNPTSFGDGLTFFLSSDNLTLGSPGGYLGLVNSSQPTKARFLAVEFDSKLDTEFNDPNGNHVGLDINELDSIITADALLQNIDLKSGDLITAWIDYKNDLRVLNVFLSYSTVKPPTPLLSLEIDLSHYLKDDMFVGFSASTEGSTEVHLIYNWSFRTFGFLPVRSRSHPHNVSDSSVSAITGIPVSNSTKKHHKRFGLGLGIAGPAFFFVVLAVFGYVSVKKWKGMKVEKCLKAEILTGPREFSYKELYAATRGFHSSRIIGRGAFGNVYKAVFFSSGAIGAVKRSKHSHEGKTEFLAELSIIAGLRHKNLVQLQGWCAEKGELLLVYDFMPNGSLDKLLHPEPENGILLTWSHRQNIAIGLASVLAYLHQECEQQVIHRDIKTSNIMLDGNFNPRLGDFGLARLMDHDKSPVSTLTAGTMGYLAPEYLQYGKATEKTDVFSYGVVILEVACGRRPIERELNSQKMVNLVDWVWGLYGLGKIIEAADKRLNGAFKEQDMRKLLLVGLSCAHPDSAERPSIRRVLQILNNEADPIPVPKMKPSLTFSCSLTVEDLVSDDEESKTTA, encoded by the coding sequence ATGCTGCCATTGCCAAGGATCCTTCTTGTTTCCTTGTTTCTTCTCTTAACCTCAGCTGAAAACACCTCCTTTTATTTCCCTTTCTTCACTGTCAGGAACCTCACCCTTCTCGGCGATTCCCATCTTAAAAATGGCGGCCTCATAGGCCTCACCAGGGAGATTGGTGTTCCTTCTTCAAGCTCGGGCAGCCTTATCTATGAAAACCCAATTCGTTTCTTTGATCAAGAATCCAATATCACCGCTTCTTTCTCAACAAGTTTCTCTTTTTCCATCAGCAATCTCAACCCAACCTCATTTGGTGATGGCTTAACCTTTTTTCTTTCATCTGATAACCTAACTCTCGGCAGTCCCGGTGGGTATCTCGGTCTTGTCAACTCTTCACAACCGACCAAGGCCAGGTTTTTAGCCGTTGAATTTGATTCTAAGCTTGATACCGAGTTCAATGATCCCAATGGGAATCATGTCGGTTTGGATATCAACGAGCTCGATTCAATCATCACAGCTGATGCATTGTTGCAAAACATTGATTTAAAGAGTGGGGATTTGATTACTGCTTGGATTGATTACAAGAATGATTTGAGGGTTTTGAATGTTTTCTTGAGTTATTCAACTGTAAAGCCTCCAACCCCATTGTTATCTCTGGAGATTGATTTGTCTCACTACCTTAAAGATGATATGTTTGTTGGTTTTTCAGCTTCAACAGAAGGGAGTACTGAAGTTCATTTGATTTACAATTGGAGTTTCAGGACTTTTGGTTTCCTGCCTGTGAGATCAAGATCACATCCTCATAATGTATCTGATAGTTCAGTATCAGCAATAACAGGCATTCCTGTTTCAAATTCTACCAAAAAACACCATAAGAGGTTTGGTTTAGGACTTGGTATTGCTGGTCCAGCTTTCTTTTTTGTGGTCCTTGCGGTTTTTGGTTATGTTTCTGTGAAGAAATGGAAGGGTATGAAAGTAGAAAAGTGTTTGAAAGCAGAGATTTTGACTGGACCAAGGGAGTTTAGTTACAAAGAGTTGTATGCAGCCACAAGAGGGTTTCACTCAAGTAGGATCATAGGACGTGGTGCATTTGGAAATGTTTATAAGGCCGTTTTCTTTTCTTCGGGGGCTATCGGAGCGGTGAAAAGATCGAAACACTCCCATGAAGGGAAAACTGAATTCCTTGCTGAACTGTCCATTATAGCTGGTTTGAGGCATAAGAATTTGGTTCAGCTACAAGGTTGGTGTGCTGAGAAAGGTGAATTGCTACTTGTTTATGATTTTATGCCTAATGGAAGCCTTGATAAGCTGCTTCATCCAGAACCTGAGAATGGGATATTGTTGACATGGTCCCATAGGCAAAATATTGCTATTGGATTGGCCTCTGTCTTAGCATACCTGCACCAAGAATGTGAACAACAAGTCATTCACAGAGACATTAAGACAAGTAATATAATGCTTGATGGCAACTTTAATCCAAGACTTGGTGATTTTGGATTGGCAAGGTTGATGGATCATGACAAGAGCCCAGTTTCAACACTTACTGCAGGAACCATGGGCTACCTTGCTCCTGAGTATCTTCAATATGGGAAAGCGACTGAGAAAACAGATGTTTTCAGCTATGGTGTCGTTATTCTTGAAGTGGCTTGTGGTAGGAGGCCAATTGAGAGAGAATTAAACAGCCAGAAAATGGTGAATTTGGTTGATTGGGTGTGGGGATTGTATGGTCTGGGAAAGATCATTGAAGCTGCTGATAAAAGGCTAAATGGGGCTTTCAAGGAGCAAGATATGAGGAAACTGCTGCTTGTAGGTTTGAGCTGTGCACACCCTGATAGTGCTGAGAGGCCTTCAATTAGGAGAGTCCTTCAGATACTTAACAATGAGGCAGATCCTATACCTGTGCCAAAGATGAAACCAAGTCTCACTTTCTCTTGTAGCTTAACTGTTGAAGACCTTGTCTCAGATGACGAAGAAAGCAAAACAACTGCTTGA